Proteins co-encoded in one Halorussus vallis genomic window:
- a CDS encoding MATE family efflux transporter gives MFEGAKRRARRVAFLFPAALAALGLLDREKGEEAFDLAVPVMVTGGMRTLLRVADFFMVGRALGAQAVAALELGFQYFFIPFGLSLALTSGTISVVSRFEGAGQHAKANFAIKQSLWLALAMALPITAATWVWAEPMLTVLTDDPTVVELGATYLRIIMLSVAFRFWSMIAARALAGVGDTRTPMYVRLLTLPTNIVLNAVLIFGWGPFPSLGVAGAAWGTALANTLAAALFTAALVSGRYSVRFPLGGEQWDADIAREIVRVGLPLAGTRLSRTLGRFPFLLVLTTLGTPVVAAYAIGRRVMLLALMPAWGYSTASSTLVGQSIGAGDDEEATDYGWQTLRIALVTQLLIGAVLFAAARPVAVAFGTEHVDLTVEFVRVFGLGVAAFSVSRTMRGGLRGAGDTSWPFYGAFAGTYLFKLPVALLAVAPGVALFELASWRFAPGLGWGLLAVYVAILGDMYLRAVVNVVRFWSGEWKRIARESGVGAGAD, from the coding sequence ATGTTCGAGGGTGCCAAACGCCGGGCACGGCGGGTCGCGTTCCTCTTTCCCGCCGCGCTCGCGGCGCTCGGCCTGCTCGACCGCGAGAAGGGCGAGGAGGCGTTCGACCTCGCGGTGCCCGTGATGGTCACCGGTGGGATGCGCACCCTACTGCGGGTCGCGGACTTCTTCATGGTCGGCCGGGCGCTCGGCGCCCAGGCGGTCGCGGCGCTCGAACTCGGCTTCCAGTACTTCTTCATCCCGTTCGGCCTCTCGCTGGCGCTGACCAGCGGCACCATCAGCGTCGTCTCGCGCTTCGAGGGCGCGGGCCAGCACGCGAAGGCCAACTTCGCCATCAAGCAGTCGCTGTGGCTCGCGCTCGCCATGGCGCTCCCCATCACCGCCGCGACGTGGGTCTGGGCCGAACCGATGCTCACCGTGCTGACCGACGACCCCACGGTCGTCGAACTTGGCGCGACCTACCTCCGCATCATCATGCTCTCGGTGGCGTTTCGCTTCTGGAGCATGATCGCCGCCCGCGCGCTCGCCGGCGTCGGCGACACCCGGACGCCGATGTACGTCCGCTTGCTCACGCTCCCGACCAACATCGTACTCAACGCCGTCCTCATCTTCGGCTGGGGGCCGTTCCCGTCGCTCGGAGTCGCGGGCGCGGCGTGGGGAACCGCCCTCGCCAACACGCTCGCGGCCGCGCTGTTCACGGCCGCGCTGGTGTCTGGACGCTACTCGGTTCGCTTTCCGCTCGGAGGCGAGCAGTGGGACGCCGATATCGCGCGCGAAATCGTCCGAGTCGGCCTCCCGCTGGCGGGCACGCGGCTCTCGCGCACGCTCGGACGTTTCCCCTTCCTGCTCGTGCTGACCACGCTCGGAACGCCCGTCGTCGCGGCCTACGCCATCGGTCGCCGGGTGATGCTGCTCGCGCTGATGCCGGCCTGGGGCTACTCGACGGCTTCCTCGACGCTCGTCGGCCAGTCCATCGGCGCGGGCGACGACGAGGAGGCGACCGACTACGGCTGGCAGACCCTCCGCATCGCGCTCGTCACGCAACTGCTCATCGGCGCGGTGCTGTTCGCAGCCGCCCGACCCGTCGCCGTCGCGTTCGGCACCGAGCACGTCGACCTCACGGTCGAGTTCGTCCGGGTCTTCGGCCTCGGCGTCGCGGCGTTCAGCGTCTCCCGGACCATGCGCGGCGGACTCCGCGGCGCGGGCGACACGAGTTGGCCCTTCTACGGCGCGTTCGCCGGGACGTACCTGTTCAAGCTCCCGGTCGCGCTCCTCGCGGTCGCACCCGGTGTCGCGCTGTTCGAACTCGCCAGTTGGCGGTTCGCGCCGGGACTCGGCTGGGGCCTCCTCGCGGTGTACGTCGCCATCCTGGGCGACATGTACCTCCGGGCGGTCGTCAACGTCGTCAGGTTCTGGTCCGGGGAGTGGAAGCGAATCGCTCGCGAGTCGGGGGTCGGTGCCGGGGCGGACTGA
- a CDS encoding Zn-ribbon domain-containing protein gives MPHQCTTCGRTFADGSKQMLSGCPDCGGNKFQFLPAGAVDDGGAGAGGARAGGTEPKKAPERSPDATGRARDAPETRGDAGRRDAGSSADTGGTSNAVNRAAATVREWVSQRGDDDPSASSRNAAASRDAPANSNRGAVGGADLDDAENTAQASARRDVVTRDELPDPGERRGVAEGDAPETEGNVVSAPDDHNPGLEELREELNSQFESIRIVNPGQYELNLMELYEREEYIISLREDGKYVIEVPDAWERVGDR, from the coding sequence ATGCCCCACCAGTGCACCACCTGCGGGCGGACGTTCGCCGACGGCTCGAAGCAGATGCTCTCGGGCTGTCCGGACTGCGGCGGGAACAAGTTCCAGTTCCTGCCGGCGGGAGCCGTAGACGACGGAGGAGCGGGAGCCGGGGGTGCCAGGGCGGGCGGAACCGAACCGAAGAAAGCGCCGGAGCGCTCGCCCGACGCGACCGGGCGAGCACGCGACGCACCCGAAACGAGGGGCGACGCGGGCCGACGGGACGCCGGGTCGAGCGCCGACACCGGCGGGACGTCGAACGCGGTCAACCGCGCGGCGGCCACCGTCCGCGAGTGGGTGAGCCAGCGCGGCGACGACGACCCCTCCGCTTCGAGTCGAAACGCCGCCGCGTCGCGGGACGCCCCCGCGAATTCGAACCGCGGCGCGGTCGGCGGTGCCGACCTCGACGACGCGGAGAACACCGCGCAGGCAAGTGCGCGCCGGGACGTGGTCACCAGGGACGAACTCCCGGACCCAGGCGAGCGACGCGGGGTCGCCGAGGGCGACGCACCCGAAACGGAGGGTAACGTCGTGAGTGCGCCCGACGACCACAACCCCGGACTGGAGGAACTCCGCGAGGAACTCAACAGCCAGTTCGAGAGCATCCGCATCGTCAACCCCGGCCAGTACGAACTCAATCTGATGGAACTGTACGAACGCGAGGAGTACATCATCTCGCTGCGGGAAGACGGCAAGTACGTCATCGAGGTTCCCGACGCCTGGGAGCGCGTCGGCGACCGTTAA
- a CDS encoding DUF2073 domain-containing protein has translation MPEVTNDDANNGVQIDLIGADRMAGMASMEKIRMILDGVREGNIVILETGLSPDEESKLIEVTMTEISPDEFNGIEIETYPRSETADQSFLDRLMGKESTQKLTVIGPANQIETLHKDENLISALVSRK, from the coding sequence ATGCCTGAAGTTACCAACGACGACGCGAACAACGGGGTGCAGATCGACCTCATCGGCGCCGACCGGATGGCCGGCATGGCCAGCATGGAGAAGATACGGATGATACTCGACGGCGTCCGCGAGGGCAACATCGTCATCCTCGAGACGGGCCTCTCGCCCGACGAGGAGAGCAAACTCATCGAGGTGACGATGACCGAGATCTCCCCCGACGAGTTCAACGGCATCGAGATAGAGACGTACCCGCGCTCGGAGACGGCCGACCAGAGCTTCCTCGACCGCTTGATGGGCAAGGAGTCGACCCAGAAGCTCACGGTCATCGGTCCGGCCAACCAGATAGAGACGCTCCACAAAGACGAGAACCTCATCAGCGCGCTCGTGTCCCGCAAATAA
- a CDS encoding Era-like GTP-binding protein, with the protein MGLFTGLKDSISRVTEKLFSAQEPKRIGIYGPPNAGKTTLANRIARDWTGDAIGPESHIPHETRRARRKENVEIERNGRTVTIDIVDTPGVTTKVDYEEFLDHDMQKDDAVRRSREATEGVAEAMHWLREDVDGVIYVLDSTTDPFTQVNTMLIGIIESQDLPVLILANKTDLEDSSVQRIRNAFPQHETIPLSALEGDNMDEVYDKVADYFG; encoded by the coding sequence ATGGGACTGTTCACTGGACTCAAAGACAGCATCTCACGTGTCACGGAAAAGCTCTTCTCCGCGCAAGAGCCCAAGCGCATCGGTATATACGGCCCTCCGAACGCCGGTAAGACGACGCTCGCCAATCGCATCGCACGCGACTGGACGGGCGACGCTATCGGTCCGGAGAGCCATATTCCACACGAAACCCGACGCGCTCGGCGAAAGGAGAACGTAGAAATCGAACGGAACGGTCGGACGGTGACCATCGACATCGTCGACACCCCGGGCGTCACCACCAAAGTGGACTACGAGGAGTTCCTCGACCACGACATGCAGAAGGACGACGCCGTCCGTCGTTCCCGCGAGGCCACCGAGGGCGTCGCGGAGGCGATGCACTGGCTCCGCGAGGACGTCGACGGCGTCATATACGTGCTCGACAGCACCACCGACCCGTTCACGCAGGTCAACACGATGCTCATCGGCATCATCGAGAGTCAAGACCTCCCGGTCCTCATTCTCGCCAACAAGACCGACCTCGAGGATTCGAGCGTCCAGCGCATTCGCAACGCGTTCCCGCAACACGAGACGATTCCGCTCTCGGCGCTCGAAGGCGACAACATGGACGAAGTGTACGACAAAGTCGCGGACTACTTCGGGTGA
- a CDS encoding Cdc6/Cdc18 family protein, translated as MTDEDTEPTDDAVDVDADRSFDNVGLDDVVLDDDGEQGLFDDLLSGEPIFENKEVLRPSYTPHELPHRKDQINNMATILVAALRGETPSNILIYGKTGTGKTASAKFVSKELESTSQKYDVPCNVEYINCEVTDTQYRVLAQLANKFIENNREYLADRIAELEDLREAVDDGAATLDDTEFDSLEAVDARIGELEADRDEMESVPMTGWPTDRVYSTFFEAVDYEERVVVIMLDEIDKLVEKSGDDTLYNLSRMNSELDNSRVSIIGISNDLKFTDFLDPRVKSSLGEEEIVFPPYDANQLRDILQHRADVAFKADALSDDVIPLCAAFAAQEHGDARRALDLLRTAGELAERDQADGVNEKHVRKAQEKIELDRVVEVVRTLPTQSKLVLFSIISLEKNGVHNINTGEVYNIYKRLCEEIDADVLTQRRVTDLISELDMLGIVNAVVVSKGRYGRTKEISLSVPIDETEAVLMSDSRLGDIENIQPFVQARFDN; from the coding sequence ATGACCGACGAAGATACCGAACCGACGGACGACGCCGTCGACGTCGACGCAGACCGAAGTTTCGACAACGTCGGCCTGGACGACGTCGTGCTTGACGACGACGGTGAGCAGGGTCTGTTCGACGACCTACTCAGCGGCGAACCGATTTTCGAGAACAAGGAGGTGCTGCGGCCGTCGTACACGCCGCACGAACTCCCCCACCGGAAGGACCAGATCAACAACATGGCGACCATCCTGGTCGCCGCGCTCCGGGGCGAGACGCCGTCGAACATCCTCATCTACGGCAAGACGGGGACCGGCAAGACCGCGAGCGCGAAGTTCGTCAGCAAGGAACTCGAGAGCACGTCGCAGAAGTACGACGTGCCCTGCAACGTCGAGTACATCAACTGCGAGGTCACCGACACGCAGTATCGGGTGCTCGCCCAACTGGCGAACAAGTTCATCGAGAACAACCGCGAGTACCTCGCCGACCGTATCGCCGAACTCGAAGACCTCCGCGAGGCGGTCGACGACGGCGCGGCGACGCTCGACGACACCGAGTTCGACTCGCTGGAGGCCGTCGACGCTCGCATCGGCGAACTCGAGGCCGACCGCGACGAGATGGAGTCGGTGCCGATGACCGGGTGGCCGACCGACCGCGTCTACAGCACCTTCTTCGAGGCGGTCGACTACGAGGAGCGCGTGGTCGTCATCATGCTCGACGAGATCGACAAACTGGTCGAGAAGTCGGGCGACGACACGCTGTACAACCTCTCGCGGATGAACTCCGAACTCGACAACTCCCGGGTTTCGATCATCGGCATCTCCAACGACCTGAAGTTCACCGACTTCCTCGACCCCCGGGTCAAGTCGTCGCTCGGCGAGGAGGAGATCGTCTTCCCGCCCTACGACGCCAACCAGCTCCGGGACATCCTTCAGCACCGCGCCGACGTGGCGTTCAAGGCCGACGCGCTCAGCGACGACGTGATTCCGCTGTGTGCGGCGTTCGCGGCCCAGGAACACGGCGACGCCCGGCGCGCACTAGACCTGCTTCGGACCGCGGGCGAACTCGCCGAGCGCGACCAGGCCGACGGCGTCAACGAGAAGCACGTCCGGAAGGCCCAGGAGAAGATCGAACTCGACCGCGTCGTCGAGGTCGTCCGCACCCTTCCCACCCAGTCGAAACTGGTCCTCTTCTCGATCATCTCGCTGGAGAAGAACGGCGTCCACAACATCAACACCGGCGAGGTGTACAACATCTACAAGCGTCTCTGCGAGGAGATCGACGCCGACGTGCTGACCCAGCGCCGGGTGACCGACCTCATCAGCGAACTCGACATGCTCGGCATCGTCAACGCCGTGGTCGTCAGCAAGGGCCGGTACGGCCGGACGAAGGAGATCAGCCTCTCGGTGCCCATCGACGAAACCGAGGCGGTGTTGATGTCCGACTCCCGGCTCGGCGACATCGAGAACATCCAGCCGTTCGTCCAGGCGCGCTTCGACAACTGA
- a CDS encoding S26 family signal peptidase, whose protein sequence is MSSPGDGPSSDSDGPDDEEPRRTRFDGGGRERSADESGPLGYVRRFRDSDNEAVVFVREMLSSAAIVIAIGAILFAVSGVWPPMVAIESGSMEPNMVKGDLVFIMDEHRLTPAAAHDGTGVVTYQAGKDAGYRKFNSYGDVIIYEPDGHGYETPIIHRARFWVNQGENWYDEANKEFIGSNVDSCDELANCPAPNAGFITKGDHNQHYDQVEPMDISAPVKPSWVRGTAEIRIPYLGWVRLKFSGAAYISPGTTWTPATVGTPATVGASPA, encoded by the coding sequence ATGAGTTCTCCCGGAGACGGTCCCTCGTCGGACAGCGACGGTCCGGACGACGAGGAACCCCGTCGAACGCGGTTCGACGGCGGCGGCAGAGAACGGAGCGCAGACGAGTCGGGGCCACTGGGGTACGTCCGGCGGTTCCGCGACAGCGACAACGAGGCGGTCGTGTTCGTCCGCGAGATGTTGAGTAGCGCCGCCATCGTCATCGCCATCGGCGCTATCCTGTTCGCGGTCAGCGGCGTCTGGCCGCCGATGGTCGCCATCGAGAGCGGGAGCATGGAGCCCAACATGGTGAAGGGCGACCTCGTGTTCATCATGGACGAACATCGGCTCACGCCCGCCGCCGCCCACGACGGGACGGGAGTGGTGACCTATCAGGCCGGGAAGGACGCTGGCTACCGGAAGTTCAACAGCTACGGCGACGTGATAATCTACGAACCAGACGGTCACGGGTACGAGACGCCGATAATCCACCGCGCCAGGTTCTGGGTCAACCAGGGCGAGAACTGGTACGACGAGGCCAACAAGGAGTTCATCGGAAGTAACGTCGACAGCTGTGACGAACTCGCGAACTGCCCCGCCCCGAACGCGGGGTTCATCACGAAGGGCGACCACAACCAGCACTACGACCAGGTCGAACCGATGGACATCAGCGCGCCCGTCAAACCGAGCTGGGTCCGCGGCACGGCCGAAATCCGCATTCCGTACCTCGGGTGGGTCCGCCTGAAATTCTCCGGCGCGGCGTACATCTCCCCCGGAACGACTTGGACTCCCGCGACGGTCGGCACACCCGCAACGGTCGGCGCCTCCCCGGCGTAA
- a CDS encoding DNA-directed DNA polymerase II small subunit → MPMETPGRIVSELTSRGYNADREAVTLLAGADDPAGALEAAVERAPADAFKLSADHVRSILEEMGRRPSPVSNGADSHSNAETTRASPVETKGVENGAGGVASSSGRAAEVGSAAATAAAVAAADSPGDAADPSDRARSDESAGASVSDDGRNASESGDAAASSRNPRFDPETDIDGDVTGQSTGTGEYDDFVQVFRDRFKRLSKQLRSRVNARPTSAVRKMPGGGDTAIVGMVSDIRSTANGHWLIELEDTSGTFPCLVMKDREFADAVDELLFDEVIAVEGTLSNDNDDGDGILFVDSLYFPDVPRTYKPSTADRHVQAALISDVHVGSQEFMADAWSRFANWLHTEEAERVEYLLIAGDMVEGVGVYPNQDEELDIIDIYEQYEAFSEYLKEVPGDVEIIMIPGNHDAVRLAEPQPGFDEELRDIMSVHDAHISANPSTVTVEGVDVLMYHGASLDEVIAELPEEKASYDEPHKAMYQLLKKRHVAPQFGGRTRVAPEEKDYLVMDDVPDVFHTGHVHKLGWGKYHNVLAVNSGCWQSQTDFQKSVNIDPDAGFAPILDLDTLDMTVRQFS, encoded by the coding sequence GTGCCGATGGAGACGCCCGGTCGTATCGTCAGCGAACTCACCAGTCGCGGCTACAACGCCGACCGCGAGGCGGTGACGCTCCTCGCGGGCGCCGACGACCCCGCGGGCGCGCTCGAAGCCGCGGTCGAGCGCGCGCCCGCGGACGCGTTCAAACTCTCGGCCGACCACGTCCGTTCGATTTTGGAGGAGATGGGCAGACGCCCCTCCCCGGTTTCGAATGGAGCCGATTCTCATTCGAACGCCGAGACGACGCGGGCCTCTCCAGTAGAAACGAAGGGGGTCGAAAACGGCGCCGGCGGCGTCGCATCGTCGAGCGGCCGAGCGGCCGAGGTCGGTTCGGCCGCGGCGACCGCCGCGGCGGTCGCCGCGGCCGATTCGCCCGGCGACGCCGCAGACCCGTCGGACCGCGCGCGGTCGGACGAGTCGGCGGGGGCCTCCGTGTCGGACGACGGCCGAAATGCGAGCGAGTCCGGCGATGCCGCCGCCTCCTCGCGGAACCCGAGGTTCGACCCGGAGACCGACATCGACGGCGATGTCACCGGCCAGAGCACGGGCACCGGCGAGTACGACGACTTCGTGCAGGTGTTCCGCGACCGGTTCAAGCGACTCTCGAAGCAGTTGCGCTCGCGGGTCAACGCCCGGCCCACTTCGGCGGTTCGGAAGATGCCCGGCGGCGGCGACACCGCCATCGTCGGCATGGTCAGCGACATCCGATCGACCGCCAACGGCCACTGGCTCATCGAACTCGAGGACACGAGCGGGACCTTCCCGTGTCTCGTCATGAAGGACCGCGAGTTCGCCGACGCGGTCGACGAACTGCTGTTCGACGAGGTCATCGCGGTCGAGGGGACGCTGTCGAACGACAACGACGACGGGGACGGCATCCTGTTCGTCGACTCGCTGTACTTCCCCGACGTGCCCCGGACCTACAAACCCTCGACCGCAGACCGCCACGTCCAGGCGGCGCTCATCAGCGACGTCCACGTCGGCAGTCAGGAGTTCATGGCCGACGCGTGGTCGCGGTTCGCGAACTGGCTCCACACCGAGGAGGCCGAGCGCGTCGAGTACCTGCTCATCGCCGGCGACATGGTCGAGGGCGTCGGCGTCTACCCGAACCAGGACGAGGAACTCGATATCATCGACATCTACGAGCAGTACGAGGCGTTCTCGGAGTACCTGAAAGAGGTGCCCGGCGACGTGGAGATAATCATGATCCCGGGCAACCACGACGCGGTTCGCCTCGCCGAACCCCAGCCCGGATTCGACGAGGAACTGCGGGACATTATGTCAGTCCACGACGCCCACATCTCGGCCAACCCCTCGACGGTCACCGTCGAGGGCGTCGACGTGTTGATGTACCACGGCGCCTCGCTCGACGAGGTCATCGCCGAACTCCCCGAAGAGAAGGCGAGCTACGACGAACCCCACAAGGCGATGTACCAATTGCTGAAGAAGCGCCACGTCGCCCCGCAGTTCGGCGGCAGAACCCGCGTCGCTCCCGAGGAGAAGGACTACCTCGTGATGGACGACGTGCCGGACGTGTTCCACACCGGCCACGTCCACAAACTCGGCTGGGGGAAGTACCACAACGTACTCGCGGTCAACTCCGGGTGCTGGCAGTCCCAGACTGACTTCCAGAAGTCGGTGAACATCGACCCCGACGCCGGGTTCGCGCCCATCCTCGACCTCGACACGCTCGACATGACGGTGCGGCAGTTCTCGTAA
- a CDS encoding ATPase domain-containing protein has protein sequence MADTGSDGGDAGPSGDAGGGSIVESDRDAGRGDDRGDGGARDDLCDFCRLPCSKGTVTAEHQSTVYEFCSDTCREAMAESDRVFTEYHGFRRIRTGVEGLDRFLPQGFPRNSFVLLSSDEGSRDTALLAELVWRALERDEPAAFVTFTEPPISVVEQFLSLDWNVLPYLEADQLHILDCFTYRVSNRERMFERMNEWNRHLHRITADATRTIRDPSDVSELQNKLDNCLEALGMSDRGIVAVDSLTEFGTLVQPVQAYNFVKDVRADVCKGRFVPIFAGGTVAGGSEAPPREMFPHDLGYAVDGIVDLQLNGDIVEDTLIKRARIRKMNGVLAIPEWTAYEFTAGDGLIAFDPLEEIERAYERREDDRAESPNERLSDYVDADAAGPQSNGYENSGRGTGEPSPEATEADSGDGSRDAGGRE, from the coding sequence ATGGCTGACACGGGGAGCGACGGGGGAGACGCAGGTCCCAGCGGGGACGCTGGCGGCGGTAGCATCGTCGAGAGCGACAGGGACGCAGGCCGCGGTGACGACCGGGGCGACGGGGGCGCGCGCGACGACCTCTGTGACTTTTGTCGACTTCCGTGTTCGAAGGGGACGGTGACGGCCGAACACCAGTCGACCGTCTACGAGTTCTGTTCGGACACCTGCCGGGAGGCGATGGCCGAGAGCGACCGGGTGTTCACCGAGTACCACGGCTTCCGGCGCATCCGAACCGGCGTCGAGGGCCTCGACCGGTTCCTCCCGCAGGGGTTCCCCCGCAACTCCTTCGTGCTCCTGTCGAGCGACGAGGGGTCGCGGGACACCGCGCTACTGGCCGAACTCGTCTGGCGCGCGCTCGAACGCGACGAACCTGCGGCGTTCGTCACGTTCACCGAACCGCCCATCTCGGTGGTCGAGCAGTTCCTCTCGCTCGACTGGAACGTCCTGCCGTATCTGGAGGCCGACCAGTTACACATCCTCGACTGCTTCACCTACCGGGTGAGCAACCGCGAGCGGATGTTCGAGCGGATGAACGAGTGGAACCGCCACCTCCACCGCATCACCGCCGACGCGACCCGGACCATCCGAGACCCCAGCGACGTGAGCGAACTTCAGAACAAACTCGACAACTGCCTCGAAGCGCTGGGCATGAGCGACCGCGGCATCGTCGCCGTCGACTCGCTGACGGAGTTCGGTACGCTCGTCCAACCGGTCCAGGCCTACAACTTCGTCAAGGACGTCCGGGCCGACGTCTGCAAGGGCCGGTTCGTCCCCATCTTCGCTGGCGGGACCGTCGCGGGCGGGTCCGAGGCTCCGCCCCGCGAGATGTTCCCCCACGACCTCGGCTACGCCGTCGACGGCATCGTGGACCTCCAACTCAACGGCGACATCGTCGAGGACACGCTCATCAAGCGCGCCCGCATCCGGAAGATGAACGGCGTCCTGGCGATTCCCGAGTGGACGGCCTACGAGTTCACCGCCGGCGACGGACTGATCGCGTTCGACCCGCTGGAGGAGATAGAGCGGGCCTACGAACGCCGCGAGGACGACCGCGCCGAGTCGCCGAACGAGCGGTTGAGCGACTACGTCGACGCCGACGCGGCCGGTCCGCAGTCGAACGGGTACGAGAACTCCGGACGAGGAACCGGGGAGCCGAGTCCCGAAGCGACAGAGGCCGACAGCGGTGACGGGAGCCGCGACGCCGGCGGCAGGGAGTGA
- a CDS encoding aspartate kinase, whose translation MRVVAKFGGTSLGTGDRINRAADSVADAVSHGHEIAVVASAMGSTTDDLLDEIQFDAAEADRAEIVSMGERTSVRMLKAALAARGVDALFLEPGGDRWPVFTDERGEVDAERTREAAAELAADLDGVVPVITGFLAEGPDGGVTTLGRGGSDTTAVMLGNYMDADEVVIVTDVEGVMTGDPHVVEGARNVAEISVDELRNLSFRGAEVVAPSALSYKDDRLDVRVVHYQHGDLLAGGTSVVGEFESLIDMREEPLACLTVAGRAIRNQPGILSELSTALGESDINVDAVASGMDSVTFYVDAEEAERAENILHREVIDVDALSSVTVDDDVAVIRVTGGELPNRAGVIRGLVDPISDARITIHDLITSATSVAVFVDWNERERALEIIQDEF comes from the coding sequence ATGCGCGTAGTCGCGAAGTTCGGCGGGACGAGTCTCGGCACCGGCGACCGAATCAATCGCGCGGCCGACTCGGTGGCCGACGCCGTCTCGCACGGCCACGAGATAGCCGTCGTCGCCAGCGCGATGGGGAGCACGACCGACGACCTCCTCGACGAGATTCAGTTCGACGCCGCGGAGGCCGACCGCGCCGAAATCGTCAGCATGGGCGAGCGCACCAGTGTCCGGATGCTGAAGGCCGCCCTCGCCGCCCGCGGGGTCGACGCGCTGTTCCTCGAACCCGGCGGCGACCGCTGGCCGGTGTTCACCGACGAGCGCGGCGAGGTCGACGCCGAGCGGACTCGCGAGGCCGCCGCCGAACTCGCCGCCGACCTCGACGGCGTGGTGCCGGTCATCACCGGGTTCCTCGCGGAGGGGCCGGACGGCGGGGTCACGACGCTCGGCCGCGGCGGGTCGGACACCACGGCCGTCATGCTCGGTAACTACATGGACGCCGACGAGGTGGTCATCGTGACCGACGTCGAGGGCGTCATGACCGGCGACCCCCACGTCGTCGAGGGCGCGCGGAACGTCGCCGAAATCTCGGTCGACGAACTCCGCAACCTCTCGTTCCGCGGCGCGGAGGTCGTCGCCCCGAGCGCGCTCTCCTACAAGGACGACCGCCTCGACGTGCGCGTCGTCCACTACCAGCACGGCGACTTGCTGGCGGGCGGCACCAGCGTCGTCGGCGAGTTCGAGAGCCTCATCGACATGCGCGAGGAGCCGCTTGCCTGCCTGACCGTCGCCGGTCGGGCCATCCGCAACCAGCCGGGCATCCTCTCGGAGCTGTCGACCGCGCTCGGCGAGAGCGACATCAACGTCGACGCCGTCGCCAGCGGGATGGACTCGGTGACCTTCTACGTCGACGCTGAGGAGGCCGAGCGCGCCGAGAACATCCTCCACCGCGAGGTCATCGACGTCGACGCACTCTCGAGCGTCACGGTCGACGACGACGTCGCGGTCATCCGGGTCACCGGGGGCGAACTCCCGAACCGCGCGGGGGTCATCCGCGGACTGGTCGACCCCATCTCGGACGCCCGCATCACCATCCACGACCTCATTACCAGCGCGACCAGCGTCGCGGTGTTCGTCGACTGGAACGAGCGCGAGCGCGCGCTGGAGATCATCCAGGACGAGTTCTAG